In one window of Shewanella goraebulensis DNA:
- the ilvN gene encoding acetolactate synthase small subunit: MRRIISVLLENQPGALSRVVGLFSQRGYNIESLTVAPTEDTTLSRLNITVNAEANVHEQIEKQLHKLIDILKVSNITENAHIERELALVKVKAQGELREEVKRTADIFRGQIVDVTSSLYTIQMAGTSEKIDAFISALTEVTKVIEVSRSGVVGLARGDKAMKA; this comes from the coding sequence ATGCGTCGTATTATTTCTGTATTACTTGAAAACCAACCAGGTGCATTGTCTCGTGTGGTTGGCTTATTCTCTCAACGTGGCTACAACATTGAAAGTTTAACCGTGGCGCCAACTGAGGACACCACACTTTCTAGACTGAATATCACAGTCAATGCCGAAGCCAATGTTCATGAGCAAATTGAAAAACAGCTACATAAACTCATTGATATATTAAAAGTATCCAACATTACCGAAAATGCGCATATTGAACGTGAGTTAGCATTAGTCAAAGTCAAAGCACAGGGTGAGCTGCGTGAAGAAGTGAAACGTACAGCTGATATTTTCCGCGGACAGATTGTTGACGTAACCTCAAGCTTATATACCATTCAAATGGCGGGTACCAGTGAAAAAATTGATGCTTTTATTAGTGCACTTACCGAAGTCACTAAAGTGATTGAAGTTTCACGCTCTGGCGTTGTGGGTCTAGCGCGAGGTGATAAGGCCATGAAAGCCTAA